The Actinomycetota bacterium genome window below encodes:
- a CDS encoding DUF499 domain-containing protein: protein MAGLKPWHQVAVPREDLRKGVPLDAAEFAIHLDQVIDGRAPLDYREPERFFARTYLTAAYSKMTVEVMRRLAGERVGTSPGVNLTTQFGGGKTHFLTLLYHLFNVGDRAKDWPGVKELLDQAGLDAVPSADVAVFIGNRFDFVVGVGAEGEPKRKTPWGDLAWQLAKSRGDPSLFSMVERHDREGVVPGGEILQRWFAGKPTLILMDEVLNFIRRTREAGGPYAKLGSQMYSFLDVLTREVAGTSKDVLVVSLPMSEYEMTQEDEADYQRLDKLLDRLNKAVLLSEKIEIAEIVRRRLFEEIGDPKEVRRTAKAYADWVKSHRQQLPEWFPADQAEKLFEATYPFHPTVISVFERKWQSLPKFQRTRGILRLLALWVSQVYQQAFREGSREALITLGSAPLSDSLFRAAVFEQLGEPRLEAAILSDIAGEEAHAVRMDAEAPATIKRARLHQKTATAVFFESSGGQVRNEASLPEIRLAAGEPGLDIGNVETALEDLVRRCYYLDAKGTAYWISHRPTLNKILADRRAALSGPEADEAIREKVRQSIREVFKAGPAVPDRRYFPETSGDIPDTPSLTLVVLAPQHGWENAYREATQRLITGMIQECGGRGRTFKSGLLFAVAEGGAALADEAKTLLALESLEDPAEQERLKLEPSQVQELRDKKRRAERSLKELVWRVYRRILLLAEDGGIREVDLGLLHSSAAESLVGLIVARLKQEGLLEESVSPDFLVRNWPPALTEWTTKAVRDTFFASPQFPRLLDPEILRDTIAEGVKAGKFGYAGKASGGYQGAPIIDDPSFGPANVEISDQVVLLPRDKAAALKGAPPPPPGEPERSAQVAEEPVVKAEPAGAPEPVSVVPPMPSKRRLSWEGELPPQKWTNFYMKVLTRFATDPSLRLRIRFEVAPETGITQTQLEEIRTALQELGLGVEGLEVEGQE from the coding sequence ATGGCTGGATTGAAACCTTGGCATCAGGTTGCGGTTCCCAGGGAAGACTTGAGAAAGGGCGTGCCTCTGGATGCGGCGGAGTTTGCCATTCATCTTGACCAAGTTATCGACGGGCGCGCCCCGCTGGATTACCGGGAGCCGGAGCGCTTCTTCGCCCGGACCTATCTTACCGCCGCCTATTCAAAGATGACGGTAGAGGTGATGCGGCGCCTGGCAGGCGAGAGGGTGGGCACCTCTCCCGGCGTCAACCTCACCACCCAGTTCGGCGGCGGCAAGACCCACTTTCTCACCCTTCTTTACCACCTCTTCAACGTAGGGGATAGGGCCAAGGACTGGCCCGGCGTCAAGGAACTGCTCGACCAGGCCGGCCTTGACGCTGTGCCCAGCGCCGACGTGGCGGTGTTCATCGGCAACCGGTTTGACTTCGTCGTCGGCGTCGGAGCCGAAGGCGAGCCCAAGCGGAAGACCCCCTGGGGGGACCTGGCATGGCAATTGGCAAAGAGCCGCGGCGACCCCTCCCTTTTTTCGATGGTTGAACGGCACGACCGGGAAGGGGTGGTGCCGGGCGGCGAGATCCTCCAGCGGTGGTTTGCCGGGAAGCCCACGCTTATTCTGATGGACGAAGTGCTGAATTTTATCCGTCGCACCCGTGAGGCTGGCGGCCCCTATGCGAAGCTAGGGTCACAGATGTACAGCTTCCTGGATGTTTTGACCAGGGAGGTGGCGGGCACTTCTAAGGATGTCCTTGTGGTTTCTCTTCCTATGTCGGAGTACGAGATGACCCAGGAGGACGAGGCGGATTACCAGCGGCTGGACAAACTGCTGGATCGGCTCAACAAGGCGGTGCTTTTGTCCGAGAAGATAGAGATCGCCGAGATCGTGCGGCGGCGCCTGTTCGAGGAGATCGGGGATCCGAAGGAGGTTCGTCGCACGGCGAAGGCCTACGCCGATTGGGTCAAATCCCACCGGCAGCAGCTTCCCGAGTGGTTCCCAGCGGATCAGGCCGAAAAACTCTTCGAGGCGACGTATCCCTTCCATCCCACGGTGATTTCGGTGTTCGAGCGCAAATGGCAGTCGCTCCCGAAGTTCCAGCGGACCCGCGGGATACTGCGCCTTCTGGCGCTTTGGGTCTCCCAGGTCTACCAGCAAGCTTTTCGAGAAGGGAGTCGAGAGGCACTAATTACGCTGGGCTCAGCGCCCCTTTCCGACAGCCTTTTCCGGGCTGCAGTCTTTGAGCAGTTGGGCGAGCCGCGATTAGAGGCCGCCATCCTCTCCGACATCGCCGGGGAGGAAGCCCATGCCGTGCGGATGGACGCCGAGGCGCCGGCAACCATCAAGAGGGCTCGGCTTCACCAAAAAACAGCCACGGCCGTGTTTTTTGAATCCTCCGGCGGCCAGGTGCGCAATGAGGCCAGTCTGCCGGAAATCCGCCTGGCCGCAGGCGAGCCCGGGCTGGACATCGGGAACGTCGAAACCGCGCTGGAGGATCTTGTTCGCCGCTGTTACTACCTGGACGCCAAGGGGACGGCCTACTGGATCAGCCACCGGCCGACCCTCAACAAGATCCTGGCTGACCGCCGGGCGGCGCTTTCCGGACCAGAGGCCGACGAAGCCATCCGGGAGAAGGTCAGGCAGTCTATCCGCGAGGTGTTCAAAGCGGGTCCTGCTGTGCCGGATCGCCGGTACTTCCCCGAAACATCAGGGGATATTCCTGACACGCCTTCCTTGACCCTGGTTGTTCTCGCTCCGCAGCACGGCTGGGAAAACGCGTACCGCGAAGCCACCCAGCGCCTCATCACGGGCATGATCCAAGAGTGCGGAGGACGCGGACGGACGTTCAAAAGCGGACTCCTCTTTGCCGTCGCCGAAGGCGGCGCGGCCCTTGCGGACGAGGCCAAAACCTTGCTCGCCCTGGAAAGCCTTGAAGACCCCGCCGAGCAGGAGCGGCTCAAGTTGGAACCTTCGCAGGTCCAAGAACTCAGGGATAAGAAGCGGCGCGCTGAACGGAGCCTGAAGGAACTGGTCTGGCGCGTCTACCGGCGAATTTTGCTTCTGGCAGAAGACGGTGGCATCCGGGAAGTGGACCTGGGCCTTCTCCACTCCAGTGCGGCCGAATCCTTGGTAGGGTTGATCGTCGCGCGCCTCAAGCAAGAGGGGCTTCTGGAGGAGAGCGTCAGCCCGGATTTCCTCGTCCGGAACTGGCCGCCTGCTCTGACCGAATGGACCACGAAGGCCGTGCGGGACACGTTCTTCGCGTCTCCCCAGTTCCCCCGGCTCTTGGATCCCGAGATCCTGCGGGACACCATAGCGGAGGGCGTGAAAGCGGGGAAGTTCGGCTACGCCGGCAAGGCATCTGGGGGTTACCAGGGCGCGCCGATTATTGACGACCCCAGCTTCGGGCCGGCAAACGTAGAGATTTCGGACCAGGTCGTTCTCCTGCCGCGCGACAAGGCTGCGGCGCTTAAGGGGGCGCCGCCCCCTCCGCCTGGGGAGCCGGAGCGCAGTGCCCAGGTGGCCGAGGAGCCTGTGGTTAAGGCAGAGCCGGCGGGCGCGCCGGAGCCAGTATCGGTCGTACCGCCGATGCCGAGCAAGCGGCGCCTGTCATGGGAGGGGGAGCTCCCTCCTCAAAAATGGACGAACTTTTACATGAAGGTGCTGACCCGCTTCGCCACGGATCCCAGCCTTCGTCTCCGCATACGCTTTGAGGTGGCCCCCGAGACGGGGATTACGCAGACGCAGCTGGAAGAAATCAGAACGGCTCTGCAGGAGCTCGGCCTCGGCGTTGAGGGACTGGAGGTTGAGGGCCAGGAATGA